The sequence GTCTTCGGGGAACGCCAGTTGCTTGCGCACAAACGGGCGTGCGGCGCACAGCGGCCACAGCACGCGAAACAGCAAGCCGTAGATATGTTGGGTGGCGACGCTGCCGATGATGCAGGCCTCGCCGAGGTCCGCGCCCCACAGTTGCTCCAGCGCTTGGACTTCGTTGGCCAGTTGGCGCAGGGTCTTGTCGATGCGCTTGGGCTCGCCGCTGGAACCGGACGTGCACAGGCTCAGACGGCACTGGTCGAGGTCCAGTTCGGCGCCGGCGAGCGGCTGCTGCTGAACCTCGCTCAGTTGCGCGTCGTCGGCTTGATCCGTCAGCCACAGATCGACTTCAGCCGACCAGCGCTGGCGGGTTTGTGGCTGCAGATCCGAAGGCAGCAGAACGCTGACGCCGGCACGCCATGCGCCCAGCAAAGCGATGGCCAGTTCAGCGGCATCTTCCAGATGCACAGCCAGGCGCTTCACGCCTTGCGCTTGCAGACCGGCAGCAACGCTCAGCGCCTGTTCGCACAGCTGCGCGTGATTGAGGGCCGGTGCGTGGCTGATGGCCCGCGCCGGCACAGGCTTGAGCAATAGCTGCTCAAGTTTTATCCAGTTCATGTACGGCCTCTTACCCGTTGTCGTATCAGCCATTCAATGGCAAACATCAGGCCGATCAACCCATAGGAGATCAGGCCGGTGTACAACATCCACCAATTCAGCGGCGCCCACAGGGTCAGGAGGGCGGCGCACAAACCGTTGCAGAAGAAAAACACGCTCCAGGCCACCGTGACCTTGCGCGTATAGCGGATCGCGATGTCCGGTAGTTCTGGCTCGCGCAAGCGCGCCAGGCGCTCGACCATCGGCGGACCGTATTTCAGGCTCAGGCTGAACAGCACCAGCATGAAGCCGCTGATCAGCACCGGATACCAGCGCAGCAACAGCGGACTGTCGAACAGCGCCAGCAGCAGACAAAAGGCGATCGCTACACAGGCCATCCACAGGCTGCCGGGTTTGCGCTCGCCGGTCAGTGCCCGCGCCAGCCACAGGCTGCCCAGCAGCAGACCGAACTGCCACGGGGCAAAGTGCTCCATGCCGAAATACACCGCAAAGGGGTACAGCAGACCGGCCAGCAGCAGGCCGAGGCCGATCAGTCGGCTCATGCGGCCGGTTGAACCAGACGGTAGACCGCCTCGACCACGTCGCCAACGGTGCGCACCGACTTGAATTCTTCAGCGGCGATTTTCTTGCCGGTCTGGCGCTTGATGTGATCGATCAGATCGACCGCATCGATGCTGTCGATTTCCAGATCCTGATACAGGTTGGAGTCCAGGCTCACACGGGCCGGATCCAGTTCGAACAGCTCGACCAAGGCATCGCGCAGGGTGTTGAAAATGTCGTCACGAGTTTGCATGGTCCGGTCTCAAGCTGCCTGTTTTGCCGTGACGAAAGCCGCAAGGCTGGCCACGTTGGTGAAATGGTTGCGGGTGTCTTTGGCGTCGGCGTCGATTTTGATGCCGTACTTTTTCTGGATCGCCAGACCCAGTTCCAGCGCGTCGACGGAATCCAGGCCGAGGCCTTCGCCGAACAGGGTCTGCTCGTCGCCGATGTCGTCGGCGCTGATGTCTTCGAGGCCGAGGGCGTCGATGATCAGCAGTTTGATGTCACGCACCAGGCTAGGGGTGTTCAGATCGCTCATCTTCGGCGAGCTCCTTAATAAAGTAGGTGTGCAAATAATCGTTGAGCTTGCGCGAGGCTTGCGGGGCTGGCCCCTGCGCGGCAAAGGTCTGTGGGTCTATATCGGCCCCGACGCGAAAACTGAAGTGCACGCGGCGACTGGGGATCCGATACCAGGGTTCGGCTTTGGTCAGCGTGGTCGGGCTGACCTTGATGATCACCGGCGTGAGGATTTTCGCACCGCGCAGG comes from Pseudomonas sp. RU47 and encodes:
- a CDS encoding COG4648 family protein produces the protein MSRLIGLGLLLAGLLYPFAVYFGMEHFAPWQFGLLLGSLWLARALTGERKPGSLWMACVAIAFCLLLALFDSPLLLRWYPVLISGFMLVLFSLSLKYGPPMVERLARLREPELPDIAIRYTRKVTVAWSVFFFCNGLCAALLTLWAPLNWWMLYTGLISYGLIGLMFAIEWLIRQRVRGRT
- a CDS encoding acyl carrier protein; this encodes MQTRDDIFNTLRDALVELFELDPARVSLDSNLYQDLEIDSIDAVDLIDHIKRQTGKKIAAEEFKSVRTVGDVVEAVYRLVQPAA
- a CDS encoding phosphopantetheine-binding protein, whose amino-acid sequence is MSDLNTPSLVRDIKLLIIDALGLEDISADDIGDEQTLFGEGLGLDSVDALELGLAIQKKYGIKIDADAKDTRNHFTNVASLAAFVTAKQAA